The following are from one region of the Silene latifolia isolate original U9 population chromosome 9, ASM4854445v1, whole genome shotgun sequence genome:
- the LOC141601377 gene encoding uncharacterized protein LOC141601377 — MGDFNSVLAMDERIGSEISIAEMRDFQECVEACCISDIPAQGSFFTWNNKHEVGDLVFSRIDRAMVNDDWLINFPDTITMFHPEGLFDYCPCTLIMRPDCVRKKGSFKYFNMWGKDSEFLPIVKKVWDTQILGVKIFQLVKKLKMRKKPLKELNGSAYAQIETTAKFA; from the coding sequence ATGGGGGATTTTAATAGTGTCCTTGCTATGGATGAAAGGATAGGCTCTGAAATATCTATTGCTGAGATGAGGGATTTTCAGGAGTGTGTAGAAGCTTGTTGCATTAGTGATATTCCAGCACAAGGTTCCTTTTTCACTTGGAACAATAAACATGAGGTGGGGGATTTGGTCTTCAGTAGGATTGATAGAGCTATGGTTAATGATGATTGGCTTATTAATTTTCCTGATACTATTACTATGTTCCACCCTGAAGGTCTCTTTGATTATTGTCCTTGCACTCTGATCATGAGACCAGATTGTGTTAGGAAAAAGGGGAGtttcaaatattttaatatgtggggcaaGGATTCTGAGTTTCTCCCTATTGTGAAGAAAGTCTGGGATACCCAGATTCTTGGTGTTAAAATTTTCCAACTTGTCAAAAAACTTAAGATGCGGAAAAAGCCTCTGAAAGAGTTAAATGGATCTGCCTATGCTCAAATTGAGACTACTGCTAAGTTTGCATAA